The sequence TCGCCGACCGCGATCGCGTCCGAGAGCGTGCCTGCGCTCATCGTCTGGTCCGCGACCGTGGGCGGGAAGTCGCCGTCCGGCAAGAACGCGGCGTCGCGGTCCGCGTTGAGCGTGAACCACTGCTGCGCGACATCGGTGAAGTTGTAGCGGTTGGTGCCGACCCCGCCGCCGACGCCGGCGGGCGGCGTGTCAGCGCCGCGGGTCGTGCGAACGCCGCCCTGGAACGCCATGTACAGCCCGGCCGTCGTCGGCGCGCCGTCGAGGCGCTCGACGAGGACCGTCCACACGACCTCCTTCGCGGCGCGGGCGGCCTGGATACGCGGCGTGACGATGGCCTGCCCCGACACCGGGACGGCGCCGGGCTGCGGGTGCGCCTGACCGTTGAGCAGGACGCTGTAGCTGGTCTTCACCGTCACACCTCCAGCCGGTGGTAGCCGACGTGCGCCCACCCGTGGGTGTTCAGCGGCGTGTTGGACTTGTTCTCGATCGAGATGAAGCTGTTGAAGCCGTTCTCGAACGTCGGCAGCGACAGCGGCTTGGCCTTGATCGCCCTCATCGCCTCTCGGTCGGCGGGGTCGTCGGTGTAGGACCCGAACGGGTCGCCGTCGATCATCACCCCGTCGTAGGCGCCGGTGACGATGTCGTACCGGACGCGCAGGTGGTGCCAGTCGCGCTTGTTCTCGTTCCACCCGTGCGGGTAGACCGTGCCGGTCGTGTCGGCCGCGCCGGCGGTCTGCTGCCACGACGCGCCGGGCATGTCGACCCACTCGCCGTCACCAGCTCCGGGCCCCATCAGCTGGTACTTCGTGACGCGAACACCGTTGGGCGAGTCGTACTGCAACCACCGCACCTGCTGGAAGAAGCGCTTCGCCGTCGGCGAGCAGTGGTCGAGTCCGAACACGACGTGCCGCGGGCTGTTGGAGTCGTACTGCGACCCGAACGACCACACCCACTCCTGCTCGACGGTCGGCCCGGCCCACTTCCCCGACGGGCGCCACATGCGCTTCACCGCCGCGGCGCTGCCCCAGTTGCTGTTCGGGTCCTGGCCACCTTGCGCACCGTCGCCGCACTCGAGCACGAGCGACCCACCGTCGCCGTAGCCGTACTCGCCGTCGAACATGACGACGCCCAGCGGGTACTGCGACCCGATCAGCTGCACGAACCCGCACGTACCGTCCTGGAAGAAGTCCTCCGCCACGATCCGGTTGCGCGGCGTACGTTCCTTCGCGAGCGCCATGGTCAGGCCTCCTTGCCGTTGATCAAGATCGTGTCGAGCGCGCCGTTGCGGTCCAGCACGAACTCGACGCCCTCACCGCGCGGCAGCTCATCCGCCTCACGAACGCCCCCGGTAACCACCGGACCCAGGGACACGGGGTTGCCGTCGGCATCGACGCCGACCGCCTCCCCGACGGGCAGGCCCTTGAACAGCAGAGCAGGGTCGCCGGGAGTGCCCGGGGTGCCGGGCTTGCCGCGGCGGCCCTCGGGCCCATCGACGGTGACGACGCGGGCGCCGGGCGGCTGAGATCCGGGGAGGAAGGGCATGGTCAGTCCTTGGTCGGGGTCCCGCGCCAGAGCGCGCGGAGGGTGCCGCGGATGCCGCCGTGCGCCACGAGCCACGTGACGACGGCGGGGAGCGCGCCGGCGATGACGCCGAGCGCGGCGATGACCTCGGGCGAGGCGCCGAGGACGTAGGCGAGGATCGTCGCGACGCCGCCGCCGACGCCCGAGGTCTCGGCCGGGCGGGCGGCCGGCGCCTTGACGAGGCGCTTCTGGCGGGCGGTCACTTCAGCACCTCGATGAAGTCGCGGACGAGCTGGCGCGAGCGGACCTTCTCGTGCACGCCGTCCTTGCCGTTGCCGTCGGAGACGGCCCCGACGGACCCGGTGTTGCCCTCGCGGGTGCGGATGTGAGTGGCCTGGGCCTTCGGCACGGCGCTGCCGCGCGCGTCGCACCACGAGCCGAAGAGGCCGGTGTGGTCGAAGGTGAAGCGGACGATGTTGCCGCGCTTCGGGCTGGACGTGCGGCGCAGGCCGGGGAGCGGCAGGTAGAGCCGCACGGCCCCCCACTGCCAGGTGACGGCGAGGGAACCTGCCTTGCGGTAGCACCAGGCGTTGAGCCACCCGCACCATGCCTGGCCGGGGAGGCCGCCGCCGCCGCGGATCACCTTCTCGACCTCGGGGCCGCGGTTGTTGCCGCCCTTCTCGACGATGCCGACCAGGCGGCCGGCCTCGTTCCACGCGCGCTCGCGGAGGGTGGCGCCACGGGCCGCGGTCGTCGCGCGGCGCTTGGCCCACGTCTTCGCGGCCGCGAGCTCGACGGCCGTGCGGCGGTCGGGGTAGGCGACGATCTCGTAGCGGCGCCGTGCGCGGGCCTCGGAGCCGGTGAAGCCGAGGCCGCCGAGCGCCTTGAAGATGTCCTTCCAGCGCTCCCAGGTGATCGGGCCGAGCTCGCCGTCGACGTCGAGGTCGGGGAAGCCGCGCTTGCTGCCGCGGTCGTTGAGGTAGTTCTGCAGGCGCTCGACGGCCTTGCCGCGCGCGCCCAGCTTCAGGATCGGGATGCTCATGGTCGTCTCTCGCTCCGCTCAGGGCGCGGGCTTGGTCGGGGTGAGGTCGGGGTAGCGGTGCGAGACCGCGGCGCCGAGGGGGTAGGTGCGCTCGCAGTCGGGGACCGGGAGGTGCCCGTTCTCGTCAAGGAGGTCGGGCCGCTTGCGCTGGATCTCGGCGCGGAGGTGCGGGGAGCGGTCGAGGCCGAGCTGCGCGACGATCGCGATGGGCTCGACCTGCTTGCAGCGCTGGTACGTGCGGGCCGCGTCGCGCTCGACGGCGCGGTCGTCGCGGGTGTTGGACGAGACGATCGCCCAGACGGCGAAGCCGATGATGGAGAGGTTCCAGAGGACCCGCAGGGCCCCGAATGCCCAGTAGCGGACGCGGTCCTTGCGGCTCATCTCGGGGACGTCAGAGACTCGACGGCCGTGCATCAGAGGCCTCCGAGGATGTGGTGGACGGCGCCGATGGTCAGGAGGAGCCCCCAGACGGCGGCGAGCCGGGGGTAGACGACGGCTCGCGGAGCGCGCGGCCGACCCACATCCGGGCGGCCGGCCGCGCGACGCCGAGGCCGAGCACCAGCAGGACGCCCGGCCAGGTCAGCGAACTCGTCGCGACCTGCCAGCCGCCGAAGAAGAGGCCGACCGTGGGCGAGACGACCCGGAGAATCCAGGACTCGGCTCGGGAGATCGGATCGGAGGGGCGCACTCACGACTCGCCGATCAGGGTGGAGATGGACATGCGGATGCCTCCCGGGAATCGGGGCGGTTAGGACGGGATGAGGAGCGCGCCGGCTAGCGGCGGCGGCCGCGGCTCGCGCGGCGGCGGGGGCCCGTGCGGGCGGGGAGCCGGCGGTAGCGGGCCTTCGGGCCGCCGGGGGTCTTGCGGGCGTGGCGGCGAGCCCAGGGCTTGTGCGTGGCGAAGGCCCACTTCCACTGGGCCTTCGAGTGCATCCGCTTCGAGCCGGCGCGACGACGACGCGGCATTGGTCAGGCCTCGATGAGCTTCACGTAGGTCTGAACGTGCGACACGCGCGCCGTGGCGGAGGAGCCGCCTGTGATGCACCGTGCGACGGGCATGATGGACTGCATGGCGGTCAGGGTCCGTGTGAACGTGCGGGAGAACGTGCACTCGCTCTCGTCGAACGTCGTGTTCGAACGGACGGACGTGCAGCCGGCCCAGTACTGCTGGTCGTAGAGGTCGCTGCTGGCGCTCGCGGGGAGCGCGACCCACGCAGATGCGCCGACGGTGGTCGCGGACTCGATCTTGATGAGGCCTTCGCAGCGGATCTCCCACTTCCCGGCGATCGGCGCTATGAACTCGCAGCCGTACAGCGGCTGGTCAGAACCCTTGGTCACGAGGGAGAAGGAGTCGGCCCCAGTCGAGTCCATCCCATAGCGGATGGAAGGGGCGGTGACGATTGCCCATGCCGTCCCCGTGCACCGGAACTGCACGTCGATGTCGGAGGCGTAGTAATAGAAGCCGCGGCGCGCGGTGCTCGCCGGCGGCCGGTCCGTGAAGAGTCCCTGGTCGTCGATGGCGACCATGTCGTCCAGGCGCTGCCGGGTCGGGTTGACCGCGGCGGGGAAGTCGGCGTCGTCGAGCTCGTCGGCGAGGGCGAGACCGAGGCGGGTGGTGATGTCGGGCATGCGGGTCCTCAGTCGGCGGAGAGCGCGTCGGCCCAGTCCGTGTTGGTCGTGTGCACGTCGGCCCAGGTGCGGGGCGGCTCGCCCTTGAGCTCGCGCCAGTCGCGGTCGTTGGTGATGACGACGTCGCCCCGCAGGTGCGCGGGGATCGCGGCGAGGAGGTCGCGGCGGAGAGCGGCTTCGTGGCCGGGGATGACGTCGGTGGCGCGCACGCGGATCTGCATGCGGCCGGGGGCGTCGGGTCCGCTGCCGACGCGGTAGCGGACCTGGATGCGCTTGGCGCCCTGCAGGTGCGGTGCGGCGACGGCCTGCTTGTGGCCGGGGAGGCCGCGGCTGTAGCCGGCGGGGGCCTTGATCTCGGCGCGCTGCTGCGCCTCGGTCATGCCGCCGACGAAGCGGCCGCCGACGATCTGCGCGAGCGAGGGCAGCCACTCCGCGTCGACGGTGTCGGGGTCCAGCGCCTGAGTGGCGCCGGGGTCCTCGGTCAGCGCCCAGACGGGGCGCTCACCGGCGGCGAGCCCGGCCGTCAGGCTGAGCAGCAGGTAGCCATCTTCGGGGTCGTGCGTGGCGAGCGGCTCGAGCAGCGTGTAGAGGTGCTCGGCCGCGCTGTGGACGGCGGGCGGGTCAGGCATCGGCGTCCGCCGCGTCGATGACGGTGACGGTGATCTCGCCCGGGGTGGGCAGCTCGCGGACGCCGAAGTCGATCCGCGCCTTCGTGCCGTCGCCGATCTTCAGGCTCTGGACGACGTCGATGCTCTCCGGCTCGTCCAGGCGGGCGACGAGCTCGTTGGCGTGGACGTACCGCGGCGGGATCGGGTTCGGGTCGTCGCCCGCGTCGGCGTCGGCCCAGCCGGCGGGGCTGAGCACGGCCGTGAGGTGGGCTTCGGCGGCGGCCTGGACGACGTCCTTCTCCCAGCCGGCGCGGCGGATGACGACGGCGGTGACGTCGACCGGCACGTGGATCGGGTCGAGCAGGTGATGCGTGACGCCGTCCAGCAGCCGCGCGGCGAAGTCGGCCTCGGCTTCGAGCCGGGTGCCGCCGGAGATCGCGCCGCCGGCCGCGTTGGCGGCGACCGTCGCGACGTGGAAGACCGCGTTGGGGTCGTCCTGCTCCGGCGTGTCGCCGGGGCGGTAGTGCGGCAGCGTCCAGGCGTACGCGATGCCGGGGTGCCGCCGCGCCGCGATCGAGTAGTCGCGCGGCAGGATCAGCGCCCGCGACATCGTCTGCAGCTCGTCGACCATCCGGCGGCCGTACTGGCTGTCGCCCTCCGCCGGCTCGCCGCCGAAGAGCGGCGCGTCGAGGACGACGGGATCGGTCTCGGCCAGCCAGTCGAGCGCGTCGAGCTCGAGCGTCCCGGTTGCCCCGTTCGGGGCGTCGCCGGGCTCGGTGCAGATCACCGTCACGGTGACGGTGTCCGAGCCGACGGGCACGACGAGGTCGCCGGGGATCTCGAGCGACACGTCGCCGAGCGCGAGCGGGATGGGGCCGCGGGCCGTGTGGCCGAGGGTGTCGCGGGCGCGGATCGTGACGGTCGACGACGCGGCCGTGCCGTCCATGCGCGGGATGCCGAAGAGCATCCCCAGGAGGCTCAGCAGGTTCCGGCGCAGCTGCGCCTGGAGGGCGTCGCGGGAGTCCGCGGCGAGCGCGGCGACGGCGCCGGCCAGGTGCCGGATCGGGTGGGTGGGAAGCGGGTCCCAGCCGGGGATGCGATCACGGATCTCGTCGTGGATCTCCTGCTCGATCTCGTCGGCGTCGGTGGCGATCGGCGCGCCGAAGGCGAGCAGCTCGCCGTCGTCGTCGAGGGGGGTGCTCATCAGGAGGTCTCGACCTTCAGGTGGATGTTGCGGTCGCCGTCGCCGAGGTCGCGGAGGGTCACGTCGATGCGGCCCGGGCGCGGGTCGATGACGCGGAGCGCGGCGGCGAGCAGGGCGGCAGTCTCGTCGAGGTCGGTGCCGCCGAGCGGGTCGGGAGTGCCGAAGTCCGGCGCCCAGTCCAGGTCGCCGGGGCGCACCTCGCAGGCGAGCGCCAGGCCGCGCTTGATCTCCTCGTCGCTGTCCTGCTCGACCGTGCGCAGCGTGACTGTGCCGGTGGGTCCGGGGACGAGCGAGAGGGGCCAGGAGAGGTCGAGGATCGGGTCAGTCATCGGGGGTCCAATCGGAGAACCACAGGCCCCCGGTGGCGTCCTCGAGCACGCACGCCGCGTCGCCGCGACGCGGGTGCTCGAGGACCAGGCCGTCGTCGTCCACGCCGACGAGGCGGGGCCGGTACGGCAGAGCCGGCGACCGCTGCCGGCCGCCGTCGTCGTCGGGGAAGACGACGGTGCAGGTGCGGGCGCCCTCGTCGACCGATGCGACGACGGCCGCGTGGATCTCGCCGCGCATCAGTGACCGCGCCAGTGCCGAGGGGTGAAGCCCGCGGTGGACCGCGAGCCGCGGCGCACGTGCGGACCGCGAGCGCGGTTGCCGGCGGAGTAGGCCGGACTCGTGTCAAGCGAGCGCCCTTCGAACTTCCCATGGCCCTCGGCGAAGACGTGGTTGCCGTTGGCCCAGATCGTCCACTCCTCGCCCTTGCCGGGCTCACCCCAGGACGAGGCGAACCACCCGGAGTCGGGCACCGAGTCGCCCGGCTTGAGCCCCCAGCCAGCGGCGGCACACGCGGCGCCGATGTAGCCGGAGCAGTCGTAGCCGCCGCCGCTGGGCGACCCGGCGCTGGCGTGCCCGCCGCTCCAGTGGTAGGGGTAGTTCTTGGCCGAGATCGCGAGGCCCTTGGAGTAGAAGGCCTGCGCGGCGCTCGAGGCTGAGCGGCCACCGCGCGTCGCCGACGCGGCGCGGGTCGCCTCCGGCTGCGCTTCGACCTTGGTGGTCGGCTTCTGCAGCGTCACCGTCGCGTCGTCGGACCCGGCGCTGACGCCGATCCGCTTGACGATCCACGGGCCGTCCGCGGGCCCGAAGTCCACGAGCTCGGCGACGGCGCCGGGGGGCGCCGGCCACGCAGAGGCGACGACGGTCAGCTCGATCTCCTGCAGCGTCTTGACCCCCTCGATGTCGATGGAGGGCACCGCCGTCAGGATGCCGCTGTCGAGTCCCTTGACGGTGACGTGCGGCTGGGCCTGGATGAGGCTCTGGTCGGACGCGACGACGAGGCGCGGGGCCAAGCGCCAGGGCAGCGCGATGAAGCGCCGGCGGCCCAGGCGCTTGGCCTCGCGGTCGAGCGCAGACCACGAGGACTCGGGGCCGTCCGAGGTGCCGCGACGCCATTGCGCCGGCCGCTTGACGGTTCGTGACGACGATCCGCTGGCGTTGCCGGTCCAGAGCTTGACGGTGCGCTCGGCCTCCTCCTTCCACGAGTTCGCGCCGGCGCCGCCGCTCTGGACCTTGAAGATGGCGGCGCCCAGATCCGAGGGCGCGGCGCCGGAGCTGAGCGAGCCGAAGTGCTGCTTCCACCCCTTCTTCGTCTTCTCGGTGCCGCCGACGTTGGCCTCGCCGCCCAGCAGGAACGCGCGGCAGCCCTTGGCGGGGTCCTTCGCGTTCTTCGCGGAGATCCACTCTCGGCCCTGCTGGAAGTAGCCGGTGTCATCGTCGCCGGTCGTGTGGCCCTCGGCGCCCATCCGGGACTCCTGCGTGGCGGCCATGAGCGCGGCGACCTTCACCCGCGTGCCAGCGCGCAGCTCGGTCGCCTCGGCGAGGATCGCGTCGATGGCCTTCAGCTGCGCTCGCGTAGCGCGGGCGCCCTTGACCTTCACCTTGGCCGCGGCCGACGCGGAGAACCCGATGGAGGACTTGCCGCTCGAGCGGCTGCTGGTGGTCTCCTCGGGCGGGATGTCGCCCGGGAACGGGGCGACGATCTGCATCGGCGCGTCGCCGCGGACCTCGCGGGCGAAGAACCGTGCGAGGCCCGCGATGTCGAGCCGCTCGGACGAGATCCTGATCGGGGCGGTCTGCGCGCGCAGCGCGGCGGAGGAGCGGTCCCACAGGCGGAGGGTGAGGATGTCGTCGTTGACGGCCAGGCCGCCGATGTCGCGCGAGCGGTCCATGCGCCACCGGCCGGCGCGGCCGAGGTCGAGGTCGATCTGCCCGCCGAGGAGGTCAGCGCGCAGCAGCTCGCGGTCGGGATCGTGGATCGGGAGCGTGAGGACGTTCGCGCCGTCGATCGTCAGATCGCGGTCGATGCCGGTGATGGCGTCGACGAGTCGGGCGTCGACGTTCGCGCCGTTGAGCGTGGCCGAGCTGACGACGTCGATGTCCAGGCGCTCGAGCACCGGCAGCAGCCGGCGCGTCTGGCGCGTCTTCGTCTTGCTCTTGCGGGGACGGACGACCGTCGTCTTCTTCTTGGCCATCAGGAACTGACGGTGGTCGAGGCCGGCACCTTGACCCGGTGGCCCGGCTCGAGCTTCGAGAACGAGTGGATCGTCGGGTTGGCGTCGCGGAGGGCTTGCCGGGCTTGCGTTCCCGACGAGCCGAGGTGTCGCTTGGCGAACCGGCCGATGGTGTCGCCCTTGAGCCACGGCTTGGTCTTCGCCGCGCTCCTGGTCTTCGTGACCTTTGCGTCGATGTCGCTGTCGACCCACTCCGCGAGCGTCACGGTGGCGAGCGCCTGCACGGGGGTGCGGCGCGCGTGGTCGGTCTCGGTGATCTCGAGCCCGTCGATCTGCCACTTCACGTCGTCGTAGTGGCCCGGCACGTAGCCGACCACGAGCACGTAGGGCGGACGGTCGGCACCGCTTCCGTCCGGCAGGCGATCCTGCATCCCGCGCAGGTCCTCGAGGGCCCCGGCGATGGAGCGGCGGGCCTCGTCGCCGAAGCGGATCTTGCACTCGATCTTGACCGGCTGGGGGCCGGTCCAGGAGGAGAGCGGGCGGCGCTTGAGCCGGGTGATGGGCTGCCACGCCCCGTTGGCCGAGCGCTCGGCGACGACCTGCGGGGGCTCGCTGTAGCGGCCCGTCGCGGTCGCCTGCGTCTCGGGCGTCCAGAGCGTCACGCGTCCGAGGACGCGTGCGGGGGTGGCGCTGGGCTTCTTCAGCGTGCGAGCCGTGACGCCGCCGACGCCGGTGTCGCTCGTCGCCAGCACGTTGCGGGCCGGCATCAGACCGCCCCCTCGCGTGCCTGCTGGCGTGCCTGGAAGCGCTCGACGGCGAGGCCGATCTCGCGCTCGCCGACCTTGAGCACCGCGGTGAAGTCGATCGGGGGCATGGTGAGCGATCCGGCGAGGGAGCCCCCGCCCGAGCTGCCGACGGGGCCGCCGTTGGCGAAGCGCGGGACGTCGCCGGCGAGGGCGGCGCGGAGGCTGTAGATGGCGCCGTGGCCGCCGGCGGCCTGCACTTCGCGGCGGGTGAGGACGTGCTCGCCCGGCATGAGCAGGGCGGGGATGCGGTCGCGGTACGGGGCGCCGCCGAGGATCGGGCCGCCCATCGCCAGGCCGCGCGGGGCGCCGTGCGCGGAGCCGGCGTTGGGGGCACGGTTGGACGTGGCGCCAAGGCCGTTGGTGTAGAGCGGGCCGTCGTCGCCGCCTCCGCCGATGCGGGAGATCTCGCCGATGTCCGGGGCCAGCGGGAGCTTGTTGTAGCCCCGGATCAGGACGTTGATCTTGTCGATGATCCAGTTCAGGGTCTCGACCAGGCCGGACTTCAGGCCGCCCCAGATGTCGGTGAAGAAGCCGCCGATCTTGCCGCCGATGCCGCCGAGGAAGGTCAGCAGACCGTTGAAGCGGTCGCGGACCCAGTTGATGGCGCCGGAGACGCCGGAGCGGATCTCGTTGAAGCCGCCGACGAAGAGCCCGACGATGGTCGTGACGGGGCCGCCGAGGCTGCCGAGCCACCCGATGATGCGGGCGACGAGGCCGCCGATCCGCATGCCGATGCCGACGGCCTTGAGGATGGCGCCGGCGAACAGCGTCCCGATGATCGTGCCGACAGCCTGGAAGGTGCCGCGGAGCGGGGCGAGCTTCGTGCCGACCCAGCCGATCGCGGTGGCGATGAGGCGCACGACAGGGATCGCGGAGCGCAGCGCGCCGATGAGCCCGACGGCGATGCCCTTGGCGAAGGGCAGCAGGACGTTGGTGACGAACGGCCGCATCGGCATCAGGGCACCGATGAACTGACGCACGTAGCCGACGGCCGCGCGGATGCCGGTGGCGATGCCCTGCCCGATGCTGGTGAGCGCGCCGCTGGCGACGATGGACTGCAGCACCGGGGCGATGCCGCGGATCGCGTCAGCGAGCAGCGGCAGGACGCCGGAGGCCAGCTGGACCGCGCCGGCGAGGAGCGAGCCGATCATGGTGCCGGCGGGGCCGGCGATGCCGGAGAACGCGGCGCCGACGGACTGGGCGGCCGGGACGAGCACGGGCCCCAACACGTCGGCGATGGAGCCGACGAGGGTGCGGATGCCGCCCAGGACGGTGCCCAGGAGCGAGAACGCGGACTGGATCGCGCCGCCGGTGATGGCGCCCTGGATCTGGCCCAGGAGCGGCAGCAGCCCGTTGAGGGCGTCGATCACGTACGGCATCGCGATCGTCGCGACGCGGGCGAAGATGCTGACGAGCGTGAGCCCGATCTGCGCGATCGGCTGGAAGGCGCCGGTGGTGGACTGCAGCAGGGCGGCCAGCTCCGGGGCCAGCTCGCCGATGCTGCCGCCCAGCCAGGTGAACGCGTCGCCTATCGCCTTGCCGACCGCGGTGAAGGATGGCTGCAGACGGGTGACGAGCCCCTCGACGCCGGCGAGCAGCGGCACGAGGCCGCCCAGGACGGCGTCGGCGCCGCCGGCGGTGGCGGAGAAGAACGCGGTCTGCAGGCTACGGGCCTGCGTCTGCAGCTGGGCGGCGGCGCTGCCGGCCACGCCCACGGTCTGCTTGAAGCGCTGGGTGGCCGCGAAGGCCATGGCGCCGGCGGCGACGGCGATCCCGCCGAGCGCGGTGCCGAACGCGAGCGCGGCGACGGTCATCGCCGACAGGACGCTCATCAGCGCCGGGGCGGCGAGGGTGATCCCGCCGATGGCGGTGCCGAAGAGCGCGATGGACGCCGCGGCCTGCAGGCCCTTCCGCGACGCCTCGCCCAGCTCGTCGCCGAGCTCGTCGACCGAGCGCGAGAGGCGCGCGGTCTCGTTCGCGGCGCGCAGGGCGCCGCGGATCTTGATGAGGATCTGTGCGGTCTGGGTGGCCATGAGGAAGCGCCCCAGGTGGGGCTAGGACTTCTCCAGGGCCTCGGCGAGCCGCTGGATGATGAGGACCGCCTGCGCGTCGAGCTCTTCGGCGCGCAGGTCGACCGTGCGCTGGAGCGCGCGGCGGGTGAGCGCCACCTCGACCACGTCGGTCGTGGTGAGGTGGCGGTGGGGGTCGA comes from Patulibacter sp. SYSU D01012 and encodes:
- a CDS encoding baseplate J/gp47 family protein, with translation MSTPLDDDGELLAFGAPIATDADEIEQEIHDEIRDRIPGWDPLPTHPIRHLAGAVAALAADSRDALQAQLRRNLLSLLGMLFGIPRMDGTAASSTVTIRARDTLGHTARGPIPLALGDVSLEIPGDLVVPVGSDTVTVTVICTEPGDAPNGATGTLELDALDWLAETDPVVLDAPLFGGEPAEGDSQYGRRMVDELQTMSRALILPRDYSIAARRHPGIAYAWTLPHYRPGDTPEQDDPNAVFHVATVAANAAGGAISGGTRLEAEADFAARLLDGVTHHLLDPIHVPVDVTAVVIRRAGWEKDVVQAAAEAHLTAVLSPAGWADADAGDDPNPIPPRYVHANELVARLDEPESIDVVQSLKIGDGTKARIDFGVRELPTPGEITVTVIDAADADA